AGGTGGTGAGATCGCGGCGTTGATTGCGCCGGATGGCGCTGCGCTTATCCGGCCTACGGTTTAGTTTGTTCGCTTTTGTAGGCCCGGTAAGCGCACCGCCACCGGGCATTAAAGGCGATAATCCGGTTAAGTTTGTCCGGTTTTGTAGGTCGGGTAAGGCGCAGCCGCCACCCGACATTGACCGTTATTTTCCCGCTTCCGGATGGGTATCAAACCCCGCCATCACCGCCGTTAATTCTGTCAGCGAAAAACCGTGTTTCGGATCGTCCACGCCTAATCCAAAACGCGCCTGCATCACGGCATACAGCGCATTGGCATCCGGCAGATTGACCGTTTCAACGGCGCGAGCGCCCTGCCAGTGTGTGAAGTGATAGTTCGTTAATGTCAGTTTTCCGCCGTCCGGCAGGTGGCGGCACATCAGCAAGTGGTGACGGAAATGCGACTGTGGCCAGTGGGCGGACCAGAAATTGCCCATCACGTAATCGGTGAAATACTGTGTCGCCAGGTCAAAATGGTACATCGACTGCCAGTGCTCGTGATGGCGGAACTGCAGCACCCAGTCGTTATTTTCGTTCATCAGGCGATAAACACCGTGCGGCGTGGCCTGCTCTTCACCGGCAATCAGGCGAATCGGCGCAGTTAGCGTCTGGCCGCCAAATCCGACATCCGCAATCCAGCGCTCGCCGTTGAGTTCCACCAACAGCAAACGGTGCGTGCGCGGCGGCATTTGCGGCGGATTCGCCAGAATCACACGGCCCAGCACGCTACGCACCTCAAAGCCCACTTCACGCAGTACCCGCTCGAATAATCCGTTTTGCTCAAAGCAGTAGCCGCCGCGACGGGCGGAGACCAGTTTGTCGGCAACGCACTGATCGTCGAGCTGGATTTCGCGCGTCATGACCACGTCAATATTCTCAAACGGGATCGCGCAGTTGTGGCTTAAATGCAGCGCTCGCAGGGTGTCGATGTCAACGGAGACCGGCTGTTGCCAGCCGATACGTGAAAAATAAGCACTCAAAAATGGGGACATGTTTCGCTTCCTTGGAGAGATATTCCCTGTTTATAAACTATTTTTACGATCCCACTGGCGCAAAAGTGCTTTTTAGCGACGCGCGCCACGCTGCATGATGTGCAACGCGGTAAGCATCAGCGTCAGCCCGGTGATTAACGTCAGCGTCGCCATCGCCATACCTTGCCCGACCGAACCCTGTTCAAACTGCCGCCAGATAAAGACCGACACCGTTTGTGTTCCGGCGGGCGCGAGTAATAGTGATGTCACCAGTTCCCGCGAGGCAATGGCAAACACCATCAGCATCGCCGCCAGCAGCGCCGGGAAGACTAACGGCAGCACGATAAAGCGCAGCGCCTGAAATGCCGATGCGCCGTGTACCCGCGCGGCAGGTTCGAGATTGCCGCCCAGCTGACGTAATGCGCTACCGACATAACGCACCGGCCACGGCAGGAGCAAACAGCAGTACGACAACAGCAGGATTGCCCAGCTGTTATAAGGGGAAATTACCCAGAACGGCTGGTTCCACAGCAGGATCAATCCGACGCCGACCACTACGCCGGGCAGCGCGGCGGGCATCAGAGAAAGTGCGTCGATAAATCCGCGCCCTTTTATCTTTTGCACCACCACCAGCCACGAAGCCAGCAGGCCGAGCATTCCGGTGATACAGGCCGCACCCAGCGCCAGTGAAAGACTGGTGCCCAGTGCAGCAAGCGCATCACCCTGCTGGCTAAAAAGCGCCGCGTAGTGTGACAACGTCACGTTAGACAGCGTAACACCGCCGGATAAGGTGCCTAACATCCCGGACATCACCATCGACGCGCCGGGTAAAACCACCGCGACAATCCCGACCGACGCCATCACGGCCACCACGGGCAGCGTCCAGACGCCCGCCTCCGCACCCATGTTTTCAGTGGGTTTGCCGGTGATACTGGTGACATCATGATTGCCGGTCAGCTTTTTCTGCACGCCCCAGGCGCACAGCGCAATGGCAACTAACACCACAGAGAGCATCGACGCGCCCGACAGATCGATCGGCCAGTCGGCGAGTTTTTTCTCGATATCGGTCGTCAGCATCACCACGCCTGCGCGGGTTCCCAGCGCTGCCGGAACGCCAAACTCTTCGATCGCCAGCGTAAAGGCCAGCAGCATTCCGGCAGCCAGAGACGGTGAAAGCATCGGCAACGTAATGTGCCAGAATGCCCTGCCCGCGCTGGCTCCGTGAACGCGCGCTACCAGCGCCAGACGCTGCCCGCTGGCAAGTAAACTGCGCGAAACCGCGAAATAAACCACCGGGAAAATATTCAGCGCCATCACCAGCACAATGCCCGTTTTGCTGAACAAAAGGGAGTTTAACGAAATGCCGGTTAGCTGCTGCAAATAGCCGTTAGTCTGAAGCACCAGCATCCACGACAGCGCGGCAATGTACGGCGGCGTTAGAAACGGGATCAGAAACAGCAGATCCCACAGACGTGGCAGCGGCAAATTAAACAGCCCGCGTGCCACGCCGAGCGGAAAGCCAATCAGCGCACTGACTAACGCCACGCCGAGCGCGATTTGCAGCGTCCCACTCAGCATTCCAGGCAACTGCGGCTCATCAATGAGCGCAGTCACGCCGCCAAAAGCACCCGCAAGCGAGCCTGCGCTAAACTGCGGAAACACCGCTTGCAGCACGATAAACGCCAGCGGAAACGCCACCAGAATCACCAGCAGCGCCAGCGTCATGACGGATAAAAGTCGTTGATTCACGAGGAAATCCTGAAGACGGGGTCGCCCCCGTCAGATGAATTACAGAGAGAAAAGCGTGTTGAAGCGCTTAAGAATATCGCTGCGCTCGCGGGTGCCATCGCTTTTGGTTGGCAAGATTTTCAGCTCGTTGAGCAGTGGGCGTTTGGCCTGAACATCGTCACGCGCGGGCATCAGCCAGGCATCGGCAACCATTGTCTGGCCTTCCGGCGACAGCACGTAATCGATGAAGGCTTTGGCATCATCCGTATGCTGCGTGGATTTGAGGATCATCATCGGGCGCGGCGCGATCACCGTGCCGCTGGCCGGGAAAATCACTTTCAGGGATTCGCCCTGATTGATGTTGCCGTAGGAGACATAATCTACCGCGCCAAACACTGCCGCTTTAGCCCCCTGCATCACCGGCGTTACCGCCTGCGCATTCGGGCCGCTGACAACCATGCCGTTCTTTTTCAGCTCATCAAACAGCGCCCAGGCTTTATCACCCATGCCGTTTTGCAGACCGATCAGCAAATCGAGCGACGCACCGGACAGCGCTGGATCGGGCGTCGTGACTTTATCCTTGAAGGCATCGGTGGTCAGGTCCTGCCACTCTTTTGGCTCCGGGGTACCGCTTTTGGTATTCCATACAATGCCGAGGGCCGACACGCCCTGAGCGACGTAATCCGCCGATTTCAGCTCCGCCGGGACTTTTTCAGCGTTGACGCTAACGTAGGGCAACAGCCAGCCGCGCTGATGTAAATCCTCCGCCGTATCCCATGACGCGGAGATCAGAATATCGGCCTGCGGATTAGCCTGCTCGGCCTCCAGTCTGGCCATCACTTTGCCGGTGGTCGCCTGGAAGATATCGACTTTGACCCCGGTTTTCTTTTCAAACCCGGTCGCCAGATTTTTAGCCAGCGACCCCGGCCCTGCGGTGTAGACGGTCAGCGCATGGGCGCTGGACATCATGACGGAAGATAGTTCCACGGCGAGCAAAACTCCTTTATTGAAGGCAAATGACTTTTTCATGCGAACTCCCCTGAGGATGAAATCAAACGATCGGCAGCGACGCTGCCCGCAGACAAATGCACGATGCGATCGGCCAGGATTTCAGCCTCCCGGCGGTCGTGCGTAACATAAACGGCGGTAGTCCCGAGCTGGCGCAGCAGTGCAGCCATCTCCAGGCACAGTGATTCGCGAAGTTCGCTGTCAAGATTGGAGAGCGGTTCGTCAAACAGCAGCACGCGCGGTTCGGCGACGATGGCACGCGCTAGCGCCACACGCTGTTGCTGACCGCCGGATAATCCGGCCGGTTTTCGTTCGGCGAAATCACGTAAGCCAACACGGGAGAGCGCCTGCGACACGCGAGCTTCGCACTCCCGGCGCGGGAGGTTGCGCATTTTCAAGGGAAACGCCACGTTTTGTGCCACCGTCATGTGCGGCCACAGAGCGTAATCCTGGAAGACCATGCCGATGTCGCGGGCTTCCGGCGCCAAAGACCAGCCCGCTCTTGCGACCTGTCGTCCACCAAAGAAGATTTCTCCCGCAGCCGGTTGCGTTAACCCGGCGAGCAATCGCAGAAGCGTACTTTTCCCGCAGCCTGACGGACCGAGCAGCGCGACTACGCTACCCGCATCAATGTGCAGATCGATGTGATTTAATACGGTGTTCGCACCAAAGGCGTACGACACGCCGTTGAGCGTGATATCGCTGACCATCTTGTTATCCTCTTTGGGATTTAGTGTCCGCCACTGTAGGCAGGCTGTATGACGAAGGCATGACACGCAGGTTGCAGCTTGATTTCATCCACGTTTCAGTCGTTTAATGCCATATCCCACCGATTAAGGAATGCTCATGACCCCTTTCCGTCCCGTTGAGTTAAAACATGCGAGCCGCCTTCTGAATCACGGTCCTACGGTGCTTATCACCAGCCGCGATGAGACTATCGACCGGCGCAACGTGATGGCTGCCGCCTGGTCGATGCCCGTCGAATTTGAACCGCCGCGCATTGCGATCGTGGTCGACAAAAGCGCGTGGTCCCGCGAGCTGATTGAACGCAGTGGGATGTTCGGGATAGTCATTCCGGGCGTCGCCGCCGCCAACTGGACCTACGCCGTCGGCAGCATCAGCGGTCGCGATGAAGATAAATTCAACGCTTATGGAATCCCGGCGATTAACGGCCCAGTGCTGGGCCTGCCGGTGATTGAAGAGAAATGCCTGGCATGGATGGAGTGCCGCTTATTACCGCCGACCTCCGCCGCCGAAAAATACGATACGTTATTTGGCGAAGTGGTGGCCGCTGCAGCCGATGAACGCGCATTTGTCGCCGGACGCTGGCAGTTTGATGCGGATAAATTGAATACATTGCATCACCTGGGCGCGGGAACGTTTGTGACGAGTGGGAAGATGGTGAAAGCGCCGGATTGAACGAATGAATTATATGTATTTTCAATAACACAAACTGTCTACCATTGAGAACAAAATCAGGCGTTTATTGACGATACCGTTGCACCCGCAACTTATCGTCAAAGGGAGTACGCCATCCTATGTCATGGAATAAATACGCTGCTGTTGAATTTGCCAAAAATCACGCCCTCCACGAGAGTCATAGACAATGTGAACTGTATGTCAAAAAAGCCATAATCGCTGGAGGCCTGCCTATTCATGGCATCGGTTCAGCGAAAGATATGGGCATGACTTTAACGCAGGTCGGATTTCAAAAAGTCTTCGGCGCGCCCCAATTAGGAGATGTTGCGGTTATACAATCAATAACCAATCATCCCGACGGACACGTTTGTATTTTCGACGGGCAACAATGGCTCAGCGATTTCGCTCAGCGCACCCTGTATCCTGGAGGTGCCTATAGAAAAAGCCATCCTGACTATCAGTTATACAGGCATTATTAATATGAAAAAAATCATGCTTATTGCTCTGTTTTTCATGCATTCAGCGCAGGCTGAATACAGTGAAAAAGCTTCTCAGACTGCGTTGGAATTTAATAAATGGTATGTCGCGCAGGTTGCTATGGATCATTTTCCGATAACAGATAGTCCAGAAATAGAGAAATACGTCACTGTGGATACTATGAAAAAATTACGTCATGCTCAGGACCCCCGGTATACGGACGACGAATTTTATGACGCTGATTTTTTCCTCAAATCTCAGGACATTGGCGATGACTGGGTTAAAAATGTCTCTGTGATAGCATCTGAGTATGATCCTGTATGCACTAATATCTATGTGACATTTGGCTCAAAAGAAGACAACACAGTTATCGACTGTATGGTTGAAGAAAAAGGCGTCTGGAAAGTTCAGTCCGTTGCCAGGAAAGAAATTAGCCGGAACGAGGTTCTGAAATAGCAAAAAGCGCGGTAATTAATAATTACCGCGCTTTTCTTAACTTACCGGTTTACGCTTTCGCGCGGCTGGCAATAATATCCTCTGCCACGTTGCGTGGAGCCTCGGCGTAGTGATGGAATTCCATGCTGTAGGTTGCGCGGCCCTGCGACATGGATCGCAACGTGGTCGCATAACCAAACATCTCCGCCAGTGGAACGTCAGCGCGAATAATCTGGCTGCCGAACCGTTCGTCCATGCCCTGCACCATCCCGCGACGGGAAGAGAGATCGCCCATAATATTCCCGGCGTACTCTTCCGGCGTTTCCACCTCGACGTGCATCACCGGTTCCAGAATCGCCGGGTCGGCTTTGCGCGCGCCGTCTTTAAACCCGAAGATCGCCGCCATTCGGAAGGCCATTTCCGAGGAGTCGACGTCATGATACGAACCAAACGTCAGGGTCGCTTTCACGTCCACCACCGGATAACCCGCCAGCACGCCGCTGTTCATAGCTTCACGCAAACCTTTTTCCACCGATGGAATGTATTCGCGCGGCACCACGCCGCCTTTGGTGGCATCTTCAAACTTAAAGCCGCTGCCCGGCTCGAGCGGTTCGAGGCTCAGGACCACGTGGCCATACTGCCCTTTACCGCCGGACTGGCGCACAAATTTGCCTTCGATCTCTTTCACCGCTTTGCGCAACGTCTCGCGGTAGGTCACCTGCGGGCGACCTATATTGGCTTCGACGCCAAACTCACGCTTCATACGGTCGACGATAATTTCCAGATGCAACTCGCCCATCCCGGAGATAATCGTCTGGCCGGACTCTTCATCTGTGTGCAGACGGAACGACGGATCTTCTGCCGCCAGCCGCTGCAACGCGATGCCCATTCTCTCTTGATCGGCCTTGGTTTTCGGCTCGATCGCCAGCGAAATCACCGGTTCCGGGAATTCCATGCGCTCAAGCGTGATCACATGATCCGGATCGGTCAGGGTGTCGCCTGTTGTGACATCTTTTAATCCGACGCAGGCGGCAATATCCCCCGCACGCAGCTCGTCGACTTCATGACGATCGTTGGCATGCATCAGCACAATACGTCCAATACGCTCTTTTTTCCCTTTAACCGGGTTGTACACCGCGTCGCCTTTTTTCAGCACGCCGGAATAGACGCGGATAAAGGTCAACTGGCCGACGTACGGGTCGGTCATCAGCTTGAACGCTAACGCCGAGAACGGTTCGTCGTCGCTCGGATGGCGCTCGGCGGGTTGGCCTTTTTCATCCACGCCATCAATAGCCGGAACGTCGAGGGGCGACGGCATCAGTTCGACAACCGCATCGAGCATGCGCTGCACGCCTTTGTTTTTGAACGCGCTGCCGCACAGCATCGGCTGGATCTCACCTTTAATGGTGCGCTGGCGTAGCCCGTCGATGATTTCGGCTTCATCCAAATCGCCCGTTTCCAGGTATTTATCCATCAGCGCATCAGTGGCTTCCGCCGCCGCAGAGACCATTTTCTCACGCCAGATTTTCGCGGTACTGAGCAAATCATCCGGAACCGGCCCGTAGCTGAAGGTCATACCCTGGGTGGCATCGTCCCACAAAATGGCGCGCATTTTGATGAGATCGACCACGCCAGTAAAGTGTTCTTCGGCACCGACGGGAATGACAATCGGCACCGGATTGGCTTTAAGGCGGTCAATCATCATCTGCACTACGCGGAAGAAATCAGCCCCCTGGCGGTCCATTTTATTGACGAAAGCCAGGCGTGGCACGTGGTACTTGTTAGCCTGTCGCCAGACCGTTTCCGACTGCGGCTGTACGCCACCGACGGAGTCATACACCATCACAGCGCCATCGAGTACACGCATTGAACGTTCCACCTCAATGGTGAAATCCACGTGCCCTGGGGTGTCGATAATGTTGATCCGGTGCGGTTCAAAATTTCGGTCCATACCGGGCCAGAAAGCGCTCACGGCTGCGGAAGTTATCGTGATTCCGCGCTCTTGCTCCTGCGCCATCCAGTCAGTTGTTGCCGCACCATCGTGGACTTCACCCATTTTGTGGCTCATCCCGGTGTAAAACAGAATGCGCTCGGTGGTGGTCGTTTTACCGGCATCGATATGCGCGGAGATACCGATGTTGCGATAACGTTCGAGGGGGACGGGTCGGGGCATGATAAATCCTTAGTCAGTTTGACTTGAGTAGTACAACCGGAATGGTTGTCTGTGTGTTCGTCTGCTATAATAGTCCTATTGTACGAGTATATACGAACTATTTTTTTAAGGGTGTGCCTATCATTAAGATAGCTCAACCTGTCCGCTAACCCAGGAAGTCTATGATCGCTAACCACCCCGAACCTGAACAAATCACGCTGGAAAATGTGCTGTTAGCCCTCGGCAACCCGCTGCGACTGGAGATCCTCCGCCTGCTCGCTGACGGCAGCGAACTCAGCTGCAACGCCCTGCGCCCGGAAGAAATCGCCAAATCGACGATGACCCACCACTGGCGAGTATTGCGCGACAGCGGTGTGATCTGGCAGCGCCCACAGGGACGCGAGAATATGATTTCGTTGCGAAGAGAAGATTTGGACGCCCGCTTTCCGGGTTTGTTGGATACGTTGCTGAAGGTGATGTAGTCGTTTTGTGCCGGGTGGCGCTGACGCTTACCCGGCCTACGGTTTGCAGTGATTTGTAGGCCGGGTAAGGCGCAGCCGCCACCCGGCTTAAATTGCTGCTTCAGACCTCCGGTGACCACCCGTCATACTGCAACGAGAACCGCGCATCATTCCCTTTCACACGGGCTGTTACTGGTGAATTAAAATGCATGCCTGTTACGCTGATTTTATCTGACACCACCCGTTCCAGCAGACGTTTGCGAGCTCCCGCCGCCGCTACCGGATCGGTATCAAACGCAATCGTCACTTCTGGATGCTCAACCTGAATATGCGGGAAATGGACAATATCCCCCCAGATGAGTAAGGACTCTTGATCGTTACCGATCAGATATCCAGTATGGCCAGGTGTATGCCCGGGTAACGGCACAGCCTGAATCCCAGACACAATGTCCTCCTGACTGAAGGGAACCAGTTTCTCCTCGTAGGCCGCAAAAGCATTTTGCGCGAGTAAAAAAGACGGATTAAATACCCCTGGCGCACTCGCATGAATTGTTTTATTGCGCCAGAAAGACAACTCTTTCTCGTGAACATACACCCTTTCAACGTTACGAAAGAGGGGTGTATTCAGTGGACCCGCGATACCGCCAATATGATCGGGATGCGCATGTGTCAGCAGGATGGTGTCAATTTGTAAAGGATCTATCCCTGCCGCCGCCAGCGCGACCGGCAAACGTCCGCCCCAGCCTTTAAAATTCCCCGCTCCGCTATCCACGAGGATAGTCTGATTACCGGTCTGGATAACGTACACGTTGATGTTCATTCGCGGCAGCGAAGAGACGCCACGCTGTTGAAGGAGTGCTTCAGCTTTTGAGCCATCGATCCCCGACAGCAGTTCAAATGAAGCATCCAGATACCCATCGCTGAGCATGGTAACCAGCATATTGCCGATTTTTTTACGGTTAATCATGGGGGCCTGAAATGTCTGCAGTAACGTCATGTTGTGACCTCGAAAATGTGAATTAGATCAGCATAACCCTCTGACGAGACGATAAAAAGTGGCAAATGTGTTTCAGGCTATTATCGAGCTACGCAGATTTGAAAACCTTGCCGGGTGGTGGCTGCGCCTTACCCGGCCTACGGGTCCGATGATTTTGTCGGCCGGGTAAGCGTGAGCGCCACCCGGCAAAAATCTTACATCGAATACCCAGGCTTCTTAATCAGCTCATCCAGTTTCGGGCCGATCTCCGTATCCCAGACCTGCGCCTTCCAGTCTTCCTGTTGCACCTGATTCAGGGCAACGGACACGGAAGCGTCTTTACTGTTGAAATGGCGAATAATCACTTCGGCGATGTCCGCTGCCAGTGCGGTTTTTTGTTCTTCGTTCAGATCGCGGGGAAAACATTTGATATCGACGTGTGGCATGTGCAGGCTCCTGTGTTGTGAGCGTTTCAACTTATCAGATTATTTCGTTTGCTTTTAACACCTTGTGCAGTTCTGGCAGCTGACAGACGGAATCTGCGATCGCGGTAATATGCGGCGTGTTGGCAGCAAACCATTCATGGCGCGGGCCCCAGGTGCGCATCACCGCGATATAGACGTCAATCAGCGTAAGCTGTTCGCCGAACGCCCAGGGCGCGGCTTCGAGATGATTATCCAGCCACAGATAGAGCGATTGACGATACGCCAGGCAATTTTCCCGCAGCTGTTCCGGCGCGTCGGGTGCCCAGCGCTCCGGATAATCGGCGTAGGTAAAAGTGGGATAGACATTGGCGACAAGCCAGACAAGCAGACGCTGAAACTGCACCCGATCCGGATGGCCGACAGGCGGCGCCAGATCCGGGCAGCGGTCGAGAATCATCAACCCGATGGCCGCCGTTTCGCTCATCACCGCGCCGTTTTCCATTTCTAGCGTCGGGACCTGACACAGTGGATTGAGTTTCTCAAGAAGGACGCGCTGTGGGCCAGGCGAGTCAAACCCGTCGACATTGATAAACTGATAAGGAATATCGGCCAGGGTCAGCATCACTTCGCTGATGGCCGATCCCCAGCCGGGTACGCCGTACACCTTGATCATACTGCCCCCACTCAGGAGAAATCCTAAGTGTAGAACATCAGTAGGTAATGCCCGGCGGATTGACTTCGGACTGCGCCACGCCCTCGCCCTGCTCACCCCAGCGAGCCAGCACCTGTTGATATTCACCGCGCTGAATAGCCCCGTCCAGCGCGGCCTGCAATGCATACACCAGCTCATTGCCTTTTTTGGTGGTTGTCGCGACGTAGGCTTTTTTCGGCCCCAACCCCACGACTCGGGATTTTCCGGTCAGCGCCGCTTTATAGGCAGAAACCGACTGTGGCCCGAAGAACACATCCGCACGTCCGGACTGGATATACAAATTGCCAGAGGCGTCATCTGTCAGATAAACCGGCAGCGCAGGCTCGCGCCCGGCCTGTTTGTTCTCTTCGTTCCAGCCGAGAAGGATGCGCTCCTGATTGGTGCCAGAGCCAACGATCACTTTTTTGCCCGCCAGATCTTCAGCTTTTTTGATCGACTGCACGTCGCTGGTGGATTTCACCGAAAACGCCAGGGAATCGACGCGATAGGTCGCAAAATCGAACTTCTGTTTACGCTGCTCGGTCACCGCGATATTCACCAGCGCCACGTCGTAGCGCCCGGAGCTGATCCCCAGCGGCCAGTCTTCCCATGCGGTTGGCACCAGTTTCAGTTTTAATCCGAGACTGCCCGCCAGCAGACGAGCAATATCCGGATCGCTGCCAATGCGGGTACGGTTGTCGCTGGCCAGCAGCGCCAGCGGAGGTGAATTGAGCGCGGAAATGGCGACCGTCAGCGTGCCTGGCTCAACAAATTTATAATTTTGCGGGATCTTCGCGATCGCGGCTTGATCGACTGTTACCGGCAACGGCTGCTCGTTGGCTTTTAAATCGATGCTCGCCTGGCTCACCGATACGACGCCCAACAGCGCCAGAAATCCATATTTCATACCCACTCCTTACAACACTTTTGACAGGAACTGACGCGTTCGCGCATGGGATGGACGGTTTAACACCTCGTCGCTGCTGCCCTGCTCGACTATTTTTCCATCAACCATAAACACCACCTGATCGGCTACCTCGCGGGCAAAGCCGATCTCGTGCGTCACCACCACCAGCGTGGTGCCGGATCGGGCGAGCTTTTTGATGACATCCAGCACTTCACCCACCAGCTCCGGGTCAAGCGCCGACGTCGGTTCATCAAACAACATCACGCGCGGTCGCAGCGCGAGAGCGCGAGCAATGGCTATGCGCTGCTGTTGCCCGCCGGACAGATGGCGCGACCAGGCATCGGCTTTTTCGCGCAAACCGACCACATCCAACAGGCCATAAGCCCGCTCGACCGCCTCTTTGCGGCTTAATTGTTTGTGCGCAATCGGCGCTTCGATCAGGTTTTCCAGCACCGTGAGATGCGGAAACAGATTGAAGTTCTGAAACACGTATCCGACATTGACGCGCTG
Above is a window of Lelliottia jeotgali DNA encoding:
- a CDS encoding Amino acid ABC transporter, ATP-binding protein, with protein sequence MPASPEGHISITGVSKFFGRHKALDNVSLEIPPGSVTVILGPSGSGKSTLLRTINHLERVDEGFIQIDGDYIGYRRQGDKLYELKEKEILKQRVNVGYVFQNFNLFPHLTVLENLIEAPIAHKQLSRKEAVERAYGLLDVVGLREKADAWSRHLSGGQQQRIAIARALALRPRVMLFDEPTSALDPELVGEVLDVIKKLARSGTTLVVVTHEIGFAREVADQVVFMVDGKIVEQGSSDEVLNRPSHARTRQFLSKVL